In Lachnospiraceae bacterium, one DNA window encodes the following:
- a CDS encoding ABC transporter permease, whose product MKQGNQIKNMLNKKMEHLALPLFAIFLGFVIGGLVIALSGYDPFATIGGILAGGFGSGYYLSATLTRATPIIFAGLAAALAWGSGYPSMGAAGQMALGALASAITAIYCPGPSIVVCIVSLLAGSAVGMAVSYFSSYICNRFEMWLLIVTLMLNYVCENICSYLTTYVFKDPMASDASAIQTQKITEGILPKLFKGYAVHGGFILALLAVAGIWFMMRRTSFGYKARMGGLNPHFADYGGISSRNMMFRIMMISGALAGIGGACEVLGSRYRYVDAMISSPGYAWTGVITTLMAGHSPLGVLFCSIFMAGISTGGSAIERSMGLSSDIVSIISGVITLLVTARFSLKLKRNKKQQKGGKTNDN is encoded by the coding sequence ATGAAGCAGGGAAACCAAATAAAAAATATGTTGAATAAAAAAATGGAACATCTTGCCCTTCCGCTGTTTGCCATCTTCCTTGGATTTGTCATTGGAGGACTGGTGATCGCATTGTCAGGATATGATCCCTTTGCAACTATTGGCGGGATCCTGGCAGGTGGATTTGGTTCCGGTTATTATCTTTCTGCCACACTGACCCGTGCAACTCCTATCATTTTTGCAGGACTTGCAGCAGCGTTAGCCTGGGGTTCCGGATATCCAAGTATGGGAGCAGCCGGACAGATGGCTTTAGGAGCTCTTGCGTCAGCAATCACAGCAATCTACTGCCCAGGTCCTTCTATTGTAGTCTGTATTGTGTCTTTACTGGCGGGTTCTGCAGTGGGAATGGCAGTGTCATATTTTTCATCTTATATCTGTAACCGTTTTGAAATGTGGCTTTTGATCGTTACGCTGATGTTAAATTATGTGTGTGAAAATATTTGTTCCTATCTTACCACCTATGTATTTAAAGATCCTATGGCATCGGATGCATCTGCGATCCAGACACAGAAGATAACAGAAGGGATCCTTCCAAAGCTGTTTAAAGGTTATGCAGTTCATGGAGGTTTTATCCTGGCGCTTTTAGCAGTTGCAGGGATCTGGTTTATGATGCGCAGGACCAGTTTTGGTTATAAGGCAAGAATGGGTGGTCTGAATCCTCATTTTGCTGATTACGGCGGTATTTCCAGCCGGAATATGATGTTCCGCATTATGATGATCAGCGGCGCTTTGGCAGGGATCGGCGGTGCATGTGAGGTTTTAGGAAGCCGTTACCGCTATGTAGATGCAATGATCTCTTCTCCCGGTTATGCATGGACAGGCGTTATCACTACTTTAATGGCAGGACACAGTCCGTTAGGTGTACTTTTCTGCTCTATCTTTATGGCGGGAATTTCCACAGGAGGAAGTGCTATTGAACGCAGTATGGGACTCTCCTCAGATATTGTATCTATCATTTCAGGTGTTATCACACTTTTAGTTACAGCCAGATTTTCATTGAAGTTGAAGCGTAACAAAAAGCAGCAGAAGGGAGGAAAGACCAATGACAATTAA
- a CDS encoding ABC transporter ATP-binding protein: MLLEMKDIVKVYGQVVANDHVSFSLDKGEILAVVGENGAGKSTIMKVLYGMEKATSGEIFLNGEKMHFRSPADAIAKGIGMVQQHFMLFQTMTVAENIVYRNEKHKGIFYDKNANNQIVSELAKTYGLQVDPKAVVHDLPVGTQQRVEILKILYQNADIIIFDEPSAVLTPLEVDELLKTMRKLADMGKSLIIITHKLREVMEIADRVVVMRAGKVVGETKKVDTSIEQLSYMMVGRQILTRQIPSMQAGERLLDVQDIVLQDNSGKNILDQLSIHVDRGEIVGIAGVSGNGQSELVRCVSGLQKVDSGKILLQEKDVTNASVRSFRDNGMSCIPEDRYFWGSAPEATLEENSLMGYEDKEAFSHKGLLDLKQVKAHAKQLIEDYKVKVGSPRQKIRELSGGNAQKLIAAREITLGTPFLIACEPTRGIDIGAMDFIHDRLVEKRNQGDGILLVSSELSEIMTLSDRIYVIYEGRINGEFVRGDIDEKSLGLLMVGGHV, encoded by the coding sequence ATGCTATTAGAAATGAAAGATATTGTCAAGGTCTATGGCCAGGTAGTGGCTAATGACCATGTAAGCTTTTCCCTGGATAAAGGAGAGATCCTTGCTGTTGTAGGTGAAAATGGAGCCGGAAAATCTACGATTATGAAGGTCCTTTATGGAATGGAAAAAGCCACCAGCGGGGAGATCTTCTTAAATGGAGAGAAAATGCATTTTCGCAGCCCAGCTGATGCTATTGCAAAGGGAATTGGCATGGTACAGCAGCATTTTATGCTGTTTCAGACAATGACAGTTGCAGAGAATATTGTTTACAGAAATGAAAAGCATAAAGGTATTTTTTATGATAAAAATGCCAATAACCAGATAGTCTCTGAACTGGCAAAGACATATGGCCTTCAGGTCGATCCGAAAGCGGTGGTCCATGATCTTCCTGTAGGAACACAGCAGAGAGTAGAGATCTTAAAGATCCTTTATCAGAATGCGGATATCATCATTTTCGATGAGCCCAGTGCAGTTCTTACACCTCTTGAGGTAGATGAGCTTTTAAAAACCATGAGAAAACTGGCAGATATGGGAAAAAGCCTTATTATCATCACTCATAAACTGCGGGAGGTTATGGAGATTGCAGATCGCGTTGTTGTAATGCGCGCCGGCAAGGTAGTTGGTGAAACAAAAAAAGTGGACACAAGCATTGAGCAGCTGTCTTATATGATGGTTGGGCGCCAGATCCTTACCCGTCAGATACCTTCAATGCAGGCTGGAGAACGTCTTTTAGATGTACAGGATATCGTACTTCAGGATAATAGCGGAAAAAATATCCTGGATCAGTTAAGCATCCATGTAGACCGGGGAGAGATCGTAGGAATAGCAGGCGTGTCTGGAAATGGCCAGTCTGAACTGGTGCGCTGCGTGTCCGGTCTGCAGAAAGTAGACAGCGGAAAGATCCTGCTTCAGGAAAAAGATGTGACCAATGCATCTGTGCGTTCTTTCAGGGACAACGGAATGTCCTGTATTCCGGAAGACCGGTATTTCTGGGGAAGCGCGCCTGAGGCAACTCTGGAAGAAAACAGCCTGATGGGATATGAAGACAAAGAAGCGTTTTCCCATAAAGGATTACTTGATCTGAAACAGGTAAAAGCCCATGCAAAGCAGCTGATCGAAGATTATAAAGTTAAAGTGGGAAGTCCCCGACAGAAGATCCGGGAACTTTCCGGCGGAAATGCCCAGAAGCTGATCGCGGCAAGGGAAATAACTCTGGGAACCCCATTTTTGATCGCCTGTGAACCTACCAGAGGCATTGATATCGGAGCAATGGATTTTATCCACGACCGTTTGGTGGAAAAAAGAAACCAGGGCGATGGCATCCTTTTAGTTTCCAGCGAATTAAGTGAGATCATGACCCTTAGTGACCGTATCTATGTTATTTACGAAGGCCGGATCAACGGTGAGTTTGTCCGTGGCGATATTGATGAAAAGTCATTAGGACTTTTAATGGTGGGAGGTCATGTATGA
- a CDS encoding BMP family ABC transporter substrate-binding protein, which produces MKKRIMCLVLAASLAATMAGCGKQNAGSTAENKSDDKSAHKIALITDTIGTEQFILQAYHEMEKLSEEYGFEWSSIECADAAQWTENSEAASHEGYDLIIGLGWQAADSFGTLADANPDIKYAVIDTVCSNDAVTSIGFKEWEGAYVLGTMMATAFPEENKFGYICSYQTQATYKYRYGYSEGVLSVNPDAEFMYNYTNSYADTTLAYEYALQQQAAGCKIIMGGASSSSNAGIYQAALELADQGKTIYTTGLSIDQTTEENPYILGGLLKNTNICTRNVVENYLNGTLEGGSQLLGLKENAFGVVYITTDKENYRNTDIITDEVIAAGKEAADKIISGELVIEVPEEAAH; this is translated from the coding sequence ATGAAAAAAAGAATAATGTGTCTGGTACTTGCTGCGTCCCTCGCTGCAACGATGGCAGGATGTGGAAAACAGAATGCAGGCAGTACTGCAGAAAACAAGTCTGATGATAAGAGTGCCCACAAGATCGCACTGATTACAGATACCATTGGAACAGAACAGTTTATTCTTCAGGCTTATCATGAAATGGAAAAACTGAGCGAAGAGTATGGTTTTGAGTGGTCCAGTATTGAATGTGCAGATGCGGCACAGTGGACAGAAAATTCAGAAGCAGCTTCACATGAAGGTTATGATCTGATCATTGGACTGGGCTGGCAGGCAGCAGACTCATTTGGAACTCTGGCAGATGCCAATCCGGATATAAAATATGCAGTTATTGATACTGTATGTTCTAATGACGCAGTTACAAGTATCGGATTTAAGGAGTGGGAAGGCGCTTATGTACTGGGAACTATGATGGCAACTGCTTTCCCGGAGGAAAATAAGTTTGGTTATATCTGCTCCTATCAGACACAGGCAACTTATAAGTATCGCTACGGCTATTCCGAAGGTGTTCTGTCTGTAAATCCTGATGCCGAGTTTATGTATAATTATACAAATTCCTATGCAGATACCACACTTGCATATGAATATGCGCTTCAGCAGCAGGCAGCAGGATGCAAGATCATTATGGGCGGTGCTTCATCAAGTTCTAATGCGGGGATCTATCAGGCTGCTTTAGAACTGGCGGACCAGGGAAAGACCATTTACACCACAGGTTTAAGTATTGACCAGACAACAGAAGAAAATCCGTATATCCTGGGCGGGCTTCTGAAAAATACCAATATCTGTACAAGAAATGTTGTGGAAAATTATCTGAATGGTACCCTTGAGGGCGGTTCACAGCTCCTTGGATTAAAGGAAAATGCTTTTGGAGTAGTTTACATAACAACAGACAAAGAAAATTACCGCAATACAGACATTATCACAGATGAAGTGATCGCAGCAGGAAAAGAAGCGGCAGATAAGATCATTTCCGGTGAACTGGTAATAGAAGTACCGGAAGAAGCAGCTCATTAA
- a CDS encoding cyclic nucleotide-binding domain-containing protein translates to MEKIQQTTLLMEHIKKSHMQDVFSFDVSTIAELFSFQPQEFLIEVGHNSDYLYFLTSGEIMVCTYTISEKFHSQCYYHGLAPILGEASILWGKTPISTVQALTKGTCVGISVKKHGEQLLNDNHFLRYVCQILSERLHSSNFITSLDPVEVRFASFLITNSQDNVFSFKISTCAELLDTSYRHLFRVINKLCAANILQKTKKGYLILDRQALDQLSQGKLEIDF, encoded by the coding sequence ATGGAAAAGATCCAACAGACAACGCTTCTTATGGAGCATATTAAAAAATCCCACATGCAGGATGTTTTTTCTTTTGATGTCTCTACCATTGCTGAGTTATTTTCCTTTCAGCCCCAGGAATTCCTGATCGAGGTCGGCCATAACAGCGACTATCTTTATTTTCTGACTTCAGGGGAGATCATGGTCTGCACTTATACTATTTCTGAAAAATTTCATTCCCAGTGTTATTACCATGGACTTGCCCCTATATTGGGAGAGGCTTCTATTTTGTGGGGCAAGACACCGATCAGCACGGTCCAGGCTCTTACAAAAGGAACTTGTGTGGGGATCTCTGTGAAAAAGCATGGCGAACAGCTTTTAAATGATAACCATTTTCTTCGTTATGTCTGTCAGATCCTTTCTGAGCGCCTCCATTCTTCCAATTTTATAACCTCTCTTGACCCGGTAGAGGTTCGTTTTGCCTCTTTTCTTATTACCAACAGTCAGGATAATGTATTTTCTTTTAAGATCTCTACCTGTGCAGAACTGTTAGATACCAGTTACAGGCACCTTTTCCGTGTTATTAATAAATTGTGCGCTGCCAATATCCTTCAGAAAACAAAAAAGGGATATCTGATCCTGGACCGCCAGGCGTTAGATCAGTTATCCCAGGGAAAATTAGAGATTGATTTTTAA
- the pckA gene encoding phosphoenolpyruvate carboxykinase (ATP) — protein MAAKIDLTKYGITGTTEIVYNPSYEMLFEEETKPELEGYEKGQVSELGAVDVMTGIYTGRSPKDKFIVVDENSKDTVWWTSDEYKNDNHPASQEAWKAVKEIAQKELSNKKLYVVDAFCGANKDTRMAIRFIVEVAWQAHFVTNMFIKPTAEELESFEPDFVVYNASKAKVENYKELGLNSETAVVFNITSREQVIINTWYGGEMKKGMFSMMNYYLPLKGIASMHCSANTDMNGENTAIFFGLSGTGKTTLSTDPKRLLIGDDEHGWDDNGVFNFEGGCYAKVINLDKESEPDIYNAIRRDALLENVTLDETGKIDFADKSVTENTRVSYPIDHIEKIVRPVSAGPAAKNVIFLSADAFGVLPPVSILTPEQTQYYFLSGFTAKLAGTERGITEPTPTFSACFGQAFLELHPTKYAAELVKKMEKSGAKAYLVNTGWNGTGKRISIKDTRGIIDAILSGDILKAPTKKIPHFDFEVPTELPGVDPAILDPRDTYADAAEWEKKAEDLASRFIKNFAKYESNEAGKALVAAGPQK, from the coding sequence ATGGCAGCAAAAATCGATTTAACAAAGTATGGTATTACCGGAACCACCGAAATTGTGTACAACCCTTCTTATGAGATGTTATTTGAGGAGGAGACCAAACCAGAACTGGAAGGTTATGAAAAAGGACAGGTCAGCGAACTGGGAGCAGTTGACGTTATGACTGGCATCTATACAGGACGTTCTCCTAAAGATAAATTTATCGTTGTAGATGAGAACTCCAAGGACACTGTATGGTGGACCTCTGATGAATACAAGAATGACAACCATCCAGCATCCCAGGAAGCTTGGAAGGCTGTTAAAGAGATCGCTCAGAAGGAGCTGTCCAACAAGAAACTTTACGTTGTAGATGCATTCTGCGGCGCAAACAAGGACACTCGTATGGCAATCCGTTTTATCGTTGAAGTAGCTTGGCAGGCACATTTTGTTACCAACATGTTCATCAAGCCAACTGCTGAAGAACTGGAAAGCTTTGAGCCAGATTTCGTTGTTTACAACGCATCTAAGGCTAAAGTAGAGAACTACAAGGAATTAGGTCTGAACTCTGAGACTGCAGTTGTATTCAACATCACAAGCCGTGAGCAGGTTATCATCAATACATGGTATGGCGGCGAGATGAAGAAGGGTATGTTCTCCATGATGAACTACTATCTGCCATTAAAGGGCATCGCTTCCATGCACTGCTCCGCAAATACAGATATGAACGGTGAAAACACCGCAATCTTCTTCGGTCTGTCTGGTACAGGTAAGACCACTCTGTCTACAGATCCTAAGCGTCTGCTGATCGGTGATGATGAGCACGGCTGGGATGACAATGGCGTATTCAACTTCGAAGGCGGATGCTACGCTAAGGTTATCAACCTGGATAAGGAATCTGAACCAGATATCTATAATGCAATTAGGAGAGACGCTCTGCTTGAGAACGTTACTCTGGATGAAACAGGAAAGATCGATTTCGCTGATAAGAGCGTAACTGAGAACACCCGTGTTTCCTATCCGATCGACCACATTGAGAAGATCGTTCGCCCAGTCTCTGCAGGTCCTGCAGCAAAGAACGTTATCTTCCTGTCTGCAGATGCTTTCGGCGTACTGCCTCCAGTATCTATCCTGACACCAGAGCAGACCCAGTATTACTTCCTGTCTGGATTTACAGCTAAATTAGCTGGTACAGAGCGCGGAATCACTGAGCCTACACCTACCTTCTCTGCTTGCTTCGGCCAGGCATTCCTGGAACTGCATCCTACAAAGTATGCAGCTGAGCTGGTTAAGAAGATGGAAAAGAGCGGTGCTAAGGCATACTTAGTAAATACCGGATGGAATGGTACTGGCAAGCGTATCTCCATTAAGGATACCCGTGGTATCATCGACGCTATCTTAAGCGGCGACATCTTAAAGGCACCTACCAAGAAGATCCCTCACTTCGATTTCGAAGTACCTACCGAACTTCCAGGTGTAGATCCTGCAATCCTTGATCCACGTGACACCTACGCAGATGCAGCTGAGTGGGAGAAGAAGGCAGAGGATCTGGCAAGCAGATTCATCAAGAACTTCGCTAAGTACGAGAGCAACGAAGCTGGCAAGGCACTGGTAGCAGCTGGTCCACAGAAATAA
- a CDS encoding insulinase family protein has product MTTLPEKGEGIFGYKIMDRTTVSMLGAQITEFSHIYSGARVLYIENDDRELGFNLIYRTPQLDQSDSNHILEHLMLCSCSRYPSRDIFFDMDSKSYSTFMNGLTDNTYTCYPVCSQSEDQLLKLMDVFLCCMEEPDALKEDYFFRREALRYELENEEDDLSLEGTVFNEDWGHLTDIQENADSFMAETLYKGQTASHLLGRAHFHYKDISFKRIQERFKKFYRYSNCLIVLYGKMDVARILDFLDREHLSRFPAADSVDNELLSYFHEPVNRGFFRCKGESPAYEGNPGNNNGIIDYGIDLSGCSEDDLVYWDLVTDILDQDTSAIHRSAREKGLNNVIEVYLDTAPALPSLKFRLHNAKPEQEEDFLAAVKAGLKEAHENGVSDDLFHAVLKENRLSDCLTREAPHLGFHISEEIGKYWSTTDKTGYFTLYENCFNTFLQDKGQSILRRLTGNALAPALSAVVTTVPKPGLAEAIEKEKEQYLKEKKASLSQEMIFKLIEDTKDFKIWNQKDQCNLDFLIQPEELPGPEPEPEILESVLHGIHCLSSAVSLKEIGCYQLFFDISGLAPSDWNYLTLYQMLLTELDTSRFTVEQQKNKEQELLYDCTFDELYPEEKAGENSHPMMSVFWYGLTEDFEEGLELLLELMGSCDYEDRETILRVIHKYLPDYDMSRSDNGPSLAYSLTERYIRRDSCFRYLLNQPGVYDFLKEVRDILEQENNSEKMREAAKEISQNLRRTADCILNKHRLVFLACADENSLTSILEYGTKRLALLHEITDGIPLSDSIFACPRRSAAAIDSPLEEVRMTGDFSSVPGFMGRHLPFLLAASDKYIKPAVRYQGCAYDSGVDFLLPNQYFTLWSTSDSQIRSTLETFASAGEQLEDLAISKEDLRGYILSAYAQALPPSGMLNGRMRFLRRRLFGISTDHINKMITDIRNSSLKDQKTAARLIHKILQNSPSAVVGNEKMIDENKDLFDEVMKLQS; this is encoded by the coding sequence ATGACAACTCTGCCGGAAAAAGGCGAAGGGATTTTTGGATATAAGATAATGGACCGGACCACTGTTTCCATGCTGGGAGCCCAAATAACAGAATTTTCCCACATTTACAGCGGCGCCAGAGTCCTGTATATAGAAAATGATGACCGGGAGCTGGGTTTTAACCTGATCTACCGCACGCCCCAGTTGGACCAGTCAGACAGCAACCACATTTTAGAGCATCTGATGCTGTGCTCCTGCTCCCGTTATCCCAGCAGGGATATTTTCTTTGATATGGACAGCAAAAGCTATTCTACCTTTATGAATGGCCTTACAGATAATACTTACACCTGCTACCCGGTGTGTTCCCAGAGTGAGGACCAGCTGTTAAAGCTGATGGATGTATTTTTATGCTGCATGGAAGAACCTGACGCCTTAAAAGAAGACTATTTTTTCCGGCGTGAGGCGCTTCGCTATGAACTGGAAAATGAAGAAGATGATCTTTCTTTAGAAGGAACCGTATTTAATGAAGACTGGGGCCATTTAACCGATATCCAGGAAAATGCAGACAGCTTTATGGCAGAAACTCTTTATAAAGGACAGACTGCTTCCCATCTGCTTGGCCGTGCACATTTTCATTATAAAGATATTTCTTTTAAACGTATCCAGGAACGTTTTAAGAAATTTTACCGTTATTCCAACTGCCTGATCGTTTTATATGGCAAAATGGATGTTGCCCGGATTTTAGATTTTCTGGACAGAGAACATTTATCCCGGTTTCCGGCAGCCGACTCTGTGGATAATGAGCTTCTTTCTTATTTCCATGAACCGGTAAACCGGGGATTTTTCAGATGCAAAGGGGAAAGTCCGGCTTATGAGGGAAATCCGGGAAATAATAACGGGATCATTGATTATGGTATCGACCTTTCCGGCTGCAGTGAAGATGATCTGGTCTACTGGGATCTGGTAACAGATATTCTGGATCAGGATACCTCTGCCATCCACCGGTCTGCCCGTGAAAAAGGCCTTAATAATGTAATTGAAGTTTACCTGGATACAGCACCGGCCCTTCCTTCTTTGAAATTCCGCCTGCACAATGCAAAGCCGGAACAAGAAGAGGATTTTTTAGCTGCTGTAAAGGCGGGGCTTAAGGAAGCTCATGAAAATGGGGTTTCTGATGATCTGTTCCATGCGGTTTTGAAAGAAAACCGGCTTTCTGACTGTCTCACCAGAGAGGCTCCTCATCTTGGCTTCCATATTTCTGAGGAAATCGGTAAGTACTGGAGTACAACAGATAAAACCGGGTATTTTACTCTTTATGAGAACTGTTTTAATACCTTCCTTCAGGATAAGGGGCAGTCTATTTTACGCAGACTGACAGGTAATGCTTTAGCCCCGGCTTTAAGTGCTGTTGTCACCACTGTTCCAAAGCCCGGACTGGCGGAGGCCATAGAAAAAGAAAAGGAACAGTATTTAAAAGAGAAAAAGGCTTCTTTAAGCCAGGAAATGATCTTTAAATTAATAGAGGATACAAAGGATTTCAAGATCTGGAACCAGAAAGACCAGTGCAATCTGGATTTTCTCATCCAGCCGGAAGAGCTGCCCGGACCGGAGCCGGAACCGGAAATCCTGGAGTCTGTCTTACATGGCATCCATTGCCTTTCCAGTGCGGTGTCCCTAAAGGAGATCGGCTGCTATCAGCTTTTCTTTGATATCAGTGGACTGGCACCTTCTGACTGGAATTATCTGACTCTCTATCAGATGCTTTTAACAGAACTGGATACCAGCCGTTTTACTGTAGAACAGCAGAAAAACAAGGAACAGGAGCTGCTTTACGACTGCACCTTTGATGAACTGTATCCGGAAGAAAAAGCCGGTGAGAACAGTCATCCTATGATGAGCGTGTTCTGGTATGGACTTACAGAGGATTTTGAGGAAGGACTGGAGCTGCTTCTGGAGCTTATGGGGAGCTGCGATTATGAGGACCGGGAAACTATTTTGCGGGTCATCCATAAGTATCTGCCGGATTATGATATGTCAAGATCTGACAATGGACCTTCTCTGGCTTACAGCCTTACAGAACGGTATATCCGGCGGGACAGCTGCTTCAGGTATCTGCTCAACCAGCCAGGCGTGTATGATTTTTTAAAGGAAGTACGGGATATTCTGGAGCAGGAAAATAATAGTGAAAAAATGAGAGAGGCTGCAAAAGAAATCTCCCAAAACCTGCGCCGGACAGCTGACTGCATTTTGAATAAACACAGACTTGTATTTCTCGCCTGTGCAGATGAAAACAGCCTTACTTCTATTCTGGAATATGGCACAAAGCGCCTTGCCTTACTTCACGAAATTACAGATGGCATACCTCTTTCAGACAGTATCTTCGCCTGCCCCCGAAGGAGTGCAGCTGCCATTGACAGTCCTTTAGAGGAAGTACGCATGACCGGTGATTTTAGCAGTGTTCCTGGATTTATGGGCCGTCATCTGCCATTTCTCCTGGCTGCATCAGATAAATATATTAAACCTGCCGTCCGTTATCAGGGCTGTGCCTATGACAGCGGTGTGGATTTTCTCCTTCCAAACCAGTATTTTACCTTATGGAGCACTTCTGACTCACAGATCCGTTCTACTCTTGAAACCTTCGCCTCTGCCGGAGAACAGCTTGAGGATCTGGCCATCAGTAAAGAGGATCTGCGTGGCTATATTTTAAGCGCCTATGCCCAGGCACTGCCCCCTTCCGGCATGTTAAACGGCCGGATGCGTTTCCTGCGCCGCAGATTATTTGGTATTTCAACGGATCATATCAATAAAATGATAACAGATATCAGAAACAGTTCCTTAAAAGACCAGAAAACAGCTGCCAGGCTGATCCATAAGATCTTACAGAACAGTCCTTCTGCTGTGGTGGGAAATGAAAAAATGATCGATGAAAATAAAGATTTATTTGATGAAGTGATGAAACTGCAGTCATAA